The genomic segment AAGTCGAAAAAATTAATCAAGATGTCCAAGTCGAATACAAAGACGCTTCACCGGAATTAACTGTAGTTAATGATCAAGCTCGTTTTATTCGATTAAACGTCGCCGACGTTTTTGAGGCGATCATTATCGGGATTATTCTCACCATTCTCGTTGTTTATTTCTTCTTAGGAAGTATGCGCTCCACCTTAATTACTGGATTGGCAATTCCCGTATCCTTAATTGGTGCGGCCTTCCTGATGCAGATGGCAGGATTTAGTATTAACATCATGAGCTTGTTGGCCTTCAGTTTGGCGGTCGGACTCTTGATTGATGATGCGATTGTGGTTCGTGAGAATATCTTTCGTCACATGGAGATGGGCAAGGGTGCTCACCGAGCGGCTTTAGAAGGGACCAACGAAGTGACAATGGCGGTGATCGCGGTCACTTTGACGATCATTGCGGTGTTTATGCCGATTGGTTTTCTATCGGGAGTTGTGGGTCAGTTTTTTAAACAGTTCGGGATCACCGTATGTTTTATTATGATGATCAGTCTCTTTGATGCCTTAACGAATGCTCCGATGATGAGTGCCTATTTCGGGGGAACTCACGGGCAAGAACCCACTTCTGGTTTAATGTATATCCTTCGCACTCCCGTGCGAACGTTTAACGTGTTTCAGAATTGGCTCGACAATCGGTATGCCAACTTTCTTAAATTTATCCTCAAGCGACCATGGATTGCTCTTGTGGCGACGGTTGTGGTCGTCGCTTCGAGCTGCGTTCCGTTGATGAAAGTGCCGAAAACGTTTTTGCCGCCTCAAGATAGCGGTGAGTTCTCCGTGTCTCTAGATATGGCGCCAGGAACGAGTTTAGAAAAAATGCGCGATCGCGCTCTTGAAGTCGATAAAGTGATTCGTTCAGTGCCAGAAGTTGTAAACTCCGTACTGACAGTGGGAAACAAGCAAGGTGAGAAAAACAAAGCCGATTTTTTTATCACATTAACTCCATTTGAGCACAGAACAAAATCCACTTTGGTGGTTAAAGATGATTTGCGACAACTTCTAAAGCAATTCACAGATGCGAATCCGAAAGTGAAAGATGTGGATTATGTGGGTGGTGGTATGCGGCCATTCACTTTGAACCTCGTCGGTCAGGATCTAAAACAGATCGAAGAAATCGCCGTCAAGCTGATGGACAAACTGAAAGATCACCCGGCGCTTTTGGATCTCGATACCAGTTACAGACCGGGAAAGCCCGAGTATCAAGTGGTCATGGACTTAAAAAATGCTCAGCGGTTAGGGGTGACGGGCGTTACTGTGGGTCGTGAACTTCGCGCGCAAGTGGAGGGAACAACGCCGGCCGTGTTTCGAGAAAATGGTTTAGAGTATGATATCCGCGTCCGATTAAAACCAGAGCAGCGAGATTTAGAGCCGGATTATAATAAAATTCTGGTTCCGAATTTAAATTATCGCTTGGTCGAACTCAATCGCGTGGCCAAAGCCGTAAAGACGACAGGGCCGGCATCCATCGATCGCGAGAATCGCGGACGCTATGTTTCTCTTTCGGCAGATATTGCTCCCACAGGACCTGGTATGGGTGGTGCTATCGATGATATTCGCAAGTGGTTAAATCCCGGTGGTGAGCTTGAGCTCCCTCCAGGAGTGACTTATCGATTTGTCGGCCAAGCGGAAAACTTCGAGGAGTTAGTTTCGAGCATGATTACGGCCGCTCTCCTGGGATTGATTTTTATCTATCTTGTGCTTTCGTCGCTGTACGAATCATTTTTTACGCCGTTAACGATTATGTTGGTGATTCCTTTAGCGGCCTGTGGTGCATTCTTCGCTCTGTACATCGGTGGCAGTTCGTTAGATCTGTACTCGATGATTGGATGTATTATGTTGATGGGCTTAGCGACCAAGAACTCGATCATCTTGATTGATTATATCAATCAACAGATGGCCTCGGGTAAGCCGGTGAAAGAAGCTATTCTTGAAGCAGGTAAAACACGTCTTCGCCCGATCTTGATGACCAGTTTCGCGCTGATTGCAGGGATGATTCCTGTGGCCATCGGACTTAACGAAGTGTCGAATCAAAGAACGTCTTTGGGAGTTGCGGTCATTGGTGGAGTTGTGAGCTCAACGCTGTTAACTCTCATCGTAATTCCGGCGGTTTACACCTATATGGAAAGTATTCGTGGTTTCTTAGTGCGCATCGGATCGCGCTTTATCACTCAGGATACTGAGCACTAATTGTCGAAATAGGACTCCTGCGAGCTCTTTGCTTGCAGGAGTAAATCCTATTCTGAAACACTTGTAGAAATAGCGTCTCAGCTTGATTCAAAGTA from the Bdellovibrionales bacterium genome contains:
- a CDS encoding efflux RND transporter permease subunit, with product MNISKLSITRPVFMTCVLLMVIVLGLFSFKKLPTDLFPDVTFPIVSVTTPYLGAGPKEIETLVSKPLEEELGTLSGIKTIRSVNREGMSIVIVEFTLETDVKYAEQQVRDKVSSAKVKLPSDVEESTIRRMDPADQPIMMLSLKAKMEAGKLFDLADEVIRPKIEQVNQVGLVEVYGGRKREIHVELDRDKLSRANLSVSQVSMQMASAGQNIPAGSVTREGEGQDMVFRTVGEFETVDSIKNATVSFFGNDVPITMSTVGQVTDTLEDPKTFTFKNGESTLILYVYKQSGSNTVAVAENIRKKVEKINQDVQVEYKDASPELTVVNDQARFIRLNVADVFEAIIIGIILTILVVYFFLGSMRSTLITGLAIPVSLIGAAFLMQMAGFSINIMSLLAFSLAVGLLIDDAIVVRENIFRHMEMGKGAHRAALEGTNEVTMAVIAVTLTIIAVFMPIGFLSGVVGQFFKQFGITVCFIMMISLFDALTNAPMMSAYFGGTHGQEPTSGLMYILRTPVRTFNVFQNWLDNRYANFLKFILKRPWIALVATVVVVASSCVPLMKVPKTFLPPQDSGEFSVSLDMAPGTSLEKMRDRALEVDKVIRSVPEVVNSVLTVGNKQGEKNKADFFITLTPFEHRTKSTLVVKDDLRQLLKQFTDANPKVKDVDYVGGGMRPFTLNLVGQDLKQIEEIAVKLMDKLKDHPALLDLDTSYRPGKPEYQVVMDLKNAQRLGVTGVTVGRELRAQVEGTTPAVFRENGLEYDIRVRLKPEQRDLEPDYNKILVPNLNYRLVELNRVAKAVKTTGPASIDRENRGRYVSLSADIAPTGPGMGGAIDDIRKWLNPGGELELPPGVTYRFVGQAENFEELVSSMITAALLGLIFIYLVLSSLYESFFTPLTIMLVIPLAACGAFFALYIGGSSLDLYSMIGCIMLMGLATKNSIILIDYINQQMASGKPVKEAILEAGKTRLRPILMTSFALIAGMIPVAIGLNEVSNQRTSLGVAVIGGVVSSTLLTLIVIPAVYTYMESIRGFLVRIGSRFITQDTEH